A part of Cryptococcus gattii WM276 chromosome G, complete sequence genomic DNA contains:
- a CDS encoding Hypothetical protein (Similar to TIGR gene model, INSD accession AAW44650.1; CNG02330), whose protein sequence is MLMLQRPTSPSPRDIPPHSALQFSSPIDYSLSPTSSFTGLGDREAINLHLSHTSAPLFQTTPAPSAIMESSWSSISYYSQGSIQTSRQPSSPTNEYSDRTPKRSVAQPQMPAFLPPPPPPGHQLPESGGSSLPSFSHSLYSPYHGPGGNLPPSNPPGMAHSMPSYSHISALSGAGSGFQYTNHSPMGLNEPLTSHSRSQITHSYHEPPRLSGYSSSPNIHQLSPVSPTSHLIPNMQAPSASPSSSSFPSSIPRTPATLPKGMKRQSLSSEQSFGSWDDEREMSTGKISGDRKHEKDPQPWGMPQEEYKKLNPKDKKQVRNR, encoded by the exons ATGTTAATGTTACAGCGACCAACATCGCCATCACCGAGAGACATCCCCCCTCACTCTGCACTTCAGTTCTCCTCGCCCATTGACTATAGTCTGTCCCCCACCAGCAGCTTCACAGGTCTCGGAGATAGGGAAGCGATCAATCTCCATTTGAGCCACACATCTGCGCCACTATTCCAAACTACACCGGCTCCATCTGCGATAATGGAGTCAAGCTGG AGTTCAATTAGTTATTACAGCCAAGGCTCAATTCAAACTTCTCGACAACCATCATCACCTACAAACGAATACTCCGATCGAACCCCCAAAAGATCGGTCGCTCAACCTCAGATGCCCGCATTCTTACCACCCCCTCCGCCTCCCGGTCATCAGTTGCCAGAAAGTGGAGGCAGCAGCCTTCCATCATTTTCACACTCACTATATTCACCCTACCATGGTCCGGGGGGGAATTTGCCACCATCAAACCCCCCTGGTATGGCGCACAGCATGCCCTCTTACTCACATATATCCGCTCTTTCGGGTGCCGGATCAGGTTTCCAATATACGAATCACTCCCCGATGGGCCTAAACGAACCCCTTACTTCCCATTCCCGGTCTCAAATAACACATTCCTACCATGAGCCTCCAAGGTTGTCTGGctactcttcttctcctaACATTCACCAATTATCACCTGTCTCGCCTACCTCGCACCTCATTCCCAACATGCAAGCTCCCTCTGCATCACCTTCCAGCTCTTCTTTCCCAAGTAGCATTCCTCGAACACCGGCTACTCTTCCGAAAGGGATGAAGCGACAAAGCCTGAGTTCAGAACAAAGCTTTGGGAGCTGGGATGACGAGCGAGAAATGTCAACTGGGAAGATTAGTGGAGATAGAAAGCATGAGAAGGATCCGCAGCCATGGGGAATGCCTCAAGAAGAGTATAAGAAACTGAATCCAAAGGACAAGAAGCAAGTTCGGAATCGGTGA
- a CDS encoding Chaperone, putative (Similar to TIGR gene model, INSD accession AAW44877.1), translating to MLARKYLIRTARLSISRPPLATRAVALAFARTYAQGPPRPPPGGPGGPPGGGFGGMRFPGGAMMGQQPEKGETLKQFSVDLTKLARDGKLDPIIGRDEEIRRTIQILSRRTKSNPVLLGLPGVGKTAILEGLATRIVNKEVPESLHGKCLLSLDLSMLMAGTGVRGEFESRFKSLLKDIEEEEGNVIVFIDELHTLLNLGKAEGSLDAGNMIKPALARGLQLVGATTLDEYRKTIEKDAALQRRFQPIMINEPSVESTISILRGLKSRFEVHFGVQIADSALVTAAVYSDRYISDRFLPDKAIDLVDEASSALKLAQESRPAELEKLDREIVTLEIERESLKNEEDPFSVSRREKVETELEKKKQEQRRLADLWAQERERVAEIKQIKEQIEQANVDLENAQRNGEFEKASRLRFSTIPQLQAKLPKAQAELKSEKEEEPGMAVRDRVTSEDIAVVVAKSTGIPVANLLKGERERLVHMEESLKHRVVGQDQVIHAVADAVRLSRAGLQAPTRPLASFLFLGPTGVGKTELAKSLAEFLFADEKRALVQLNMSEFHDKHTVSRLIGATAGFVGYEEGGQLTEAVRRRPYAVVVFDEIEKAHPDVANILLQILDEGCLTDGQGRQVNFKNTIICLTSNLGSEALYEPDATHPDGSITEATRASILSHVGRFFRPELVNRLDELLIFNKLPPSIILDIVSLRLSELQSRLDGRRITLEVSDDARAWLAKKGFSEEFGARAVGRVVRDQVISKVAGRLLDGTIKDGDIIKIRSEGEGLEITSTPNPNIPHLPQEGAEHTARVTSTEAESRPLNILEDGVEEEGDEDTPRRTVYY from the exons ATGCTCGCACGAAAATATCTCATAAGAACAGCACGTCTATCTATCTCACGCCCTCCACTCGCCACCCGCGCCGTCGCCCTAGCATTTGCCCGTACCTATGCCCAAGGTCCTCCACGCCCTCCGCCCGGCGGTCCAGGTGGTCCACCGGGTGGCGGTTTCGGCGGCATGCGCTTTCCCGGCGGAGCCATGATGGGACAGCAACCCGAAAAGGGTGAAACACTGAAACAGTTCTCTGTCGACCTTACTAAGTTGGCAAGAGATGGCAAACTCGACCCCATCATTGGAAGAGACGAGGAGATTAGAAGGACTATCCAGATTTTGAGTAGGAGGACGAAGAGTAACCCGGTCCTGCTCGGTCTTCCCGGTGTTGGAAAAACTGCCATCTTGGAAGGGCTGGCTACGAGGATTGTGAATAAGGAGGTGCCAGAA TCACTACATGGCAAATGTCTGTTATCTCTCGACTTGTCAATGCTTATGGCCGGTACTGGCGTTCGAGGAGAATTTGAGTCTCGATTCAAGTCACTTCTCAAAGATatcgaagaagaagagggcAACGTCATTGTTTTTATTGATGAGCTCCATACCCTTCTCAACCTTGGTAAAGCCGAAGGCTCCCTTGATGCAGGCAACATGATCAAGCCTGCCCTCGCTCGTGGTCTTCAGCTCGTTGGTGCCACTACGCTTGACGAGTACCGCAAAACCATTGAAAAAGACGCAGCTCTTCAACGACGTTTCCAACCCATCATGATCAACGAGCCTAGCGTTGAGTCGACGATTTCAATTCTGCGAGGCTTAAAGTCTAGGTTTGAAGTACATTTTGGTGTACAGATAGCCGATTCTGCTTTGGTTACTGCTGCCGTTTATTCCGACAGATATATCTCTGACAGATTCCTTCCAGATAAGGCCATTGACCTTGTCGATGAAGCCTCATCTGCCCTCAAACTCGCTCAAGAATCACGACCTGCCGAACTCGAAAAGCTCGATCGAGAAATTGTTACTCTCGAGATTGAGCGAGAATCCCTCAAGAATGAAGAGGACCCTTTTTCAGTCAGTCGAAGGGAAAAAGTAGAAACAGAActggagaagaagaagcaagaaCAACGACGCCTGGCTGATCTTTGGGCTCAGGAGAGGGAACGTGTAGCGGAGATCAAGCAAATTAAGGAACAGATTGAGCAGGCCAACGTTGATTTGGAAAATGCACAGAGAAATGGGGAATTTGAAAAGGCATCCAGGTTGAGATTCTCGACTATTCCTCAGCTGCAGGCCAAGTTACCCAAGGCTCAAGCAGAGCTGAAATcggaaaaagaagaagaaccTGGTATGGCCGTCCGTGATAGGGTGACAAGTGAGGATATCGCAGTTGT AGTTGCCAAGTCGACTGGTATTCCTGTTGCCAATCTCCTCAAGGGCGAGCGTGAACGTCTTGTGCACATGGAAGAATCTCTCAAACATCGAGTAGTTGGTCAAGACCAGGTCATTCACGCCGTGGCTGATGCCGTCCGACTTTCTCGAGCGGGTCTACAAGCACCTACCCGACCTCTCGCTTCGTTCTTGTTCCTTGGTCCTACCGGCGTAGGTAAAACTGAACTTGCCAAGAGCCTTGCCGAATTTTTGTTTGCCGATGAAAAGAGGGCATT GGTCCAACTCAATATGTCTGAATTCCATGACAAACATACCGTGTCCCGTCTTATCGGTGCGACTGCAGGGTTTGTCGGCTATGAAGAAGGTGGTCAATTAACTGAAGCCGTCCGTCGTCGACCATACGCTGTCGTGGTATTTGACGAGATCGAAAAAGCGCATCCCGACGTTGCCAACATTCTTCTACAGATCCTCGATGAAGGTTGTCTGACGGACGGTCAGGGTAGACAGGTCAATTTTAAGAATACGATTATCTGTTTGACTTCCAACCTTGGATCAGAAGCGCTCTATGAGCCCGACGCGACCCACCCCGATGGTTCCATCACCGAAGCCACACGGGCCTCTATTCTGTCTCACGTCGGTCGCTTCTTCCGTCCTGAGCTCGTCAACCGTCTCGATGAACTTCTTATCTTCAACAAGCTCCCACCTTCCATCATCCTTGATATTGTTTCCCTTCGGCTTAGCGAGCTTCAGTCTCGACTTGATGGGCGACGTATCACTTTGGAAGTGAGTGACGACGCGAGAGCTTGGCTGGCGAAGAAGGGATTCTCTGAAGAATTTGGCGCGCGGGCTGTTGGAAGAGTTGTAAGAGATCAAGTAATCAGTAAAGTGGCTGGCAGATTGTTGGATGGTACGATTAAGGATGGAGACATTATCAAGATTAGGTCGGAAGGCGAGGGACTGGAAATCACGAGTACACCTAATCCCAACattcctcatcttcctcaagAGGGTGCCGAGCATACTGCCAGAGTAACATCTACAGAAGCAGAGTCTAGGCCATTGAATATCCTCGAAGACggggtggaggaggaaggggacGAAGATACCCCAAGGAGAACGGTCTATTACTAG
- a CDS encoding Regulation of budding-related protein, putative (Similar to TIGR gene model, INSD accession AAW44649.1) has product MRESSVTGPPQNRAVTIITHMVYDRRALDTNSPLALLNSLTALTSLTSTSPRIREMLTIDGGLERLLDILRESCLPKEAPVPQDLWGLNGPPTARVITMDRANSLKHSLAFQCVVNIGVRGSETIRTRVVQSGALDLVAQILESWLKDHGISIYSGPLGSQAAVDAFAAGHPVPGTENLRRREKKDDKERTERRHKPSHYPQPPQREQSAVASSRRTGAPSSIVRQATPAASVVSTSSPDVSRPQSRNVDTDVDMADVEGGESTDASMEADDTSIDVEMGADSAAGPSTSQAQSSTTPRARTNILPMTIPPVSRPSREHDIPVHAGSVVESSAGDDHAGHSGGIPRITSESNLVTGNQGHRPPNINIGPSRTTQLSQDPTSTQSSPMGTPQRGDGEVVATSVRHGRRGTIIARQNNLAPRNDRETRQEDGVGREHSDGGEDMDLPTATIAAGIAAVNAQAMENNGPIIPDEPGPPPNVEIIETNGGQELEEPDPEAVAAEQARLDMEAGAPPGQPGAAQTPRNVPMEAPTPRQARGQEARPTEVQAQIIIANGAPRGFNDLGSYVGISSLLNPDGNRYSDDSILLSLQLLAYLSKYAHVRTTFHHPRRPIHPTFDLGHDYVANPLPERPAYSETPDIFSVVERLTFRPSPSDPLMFKVPPEIQYWAGVIMRNACRKDDARGGIRQCANMSCGKWEKFSREFAKCRRCRKAKYCSKECQSRAWQEGHRFWCSSRNDQEPSASASAAAATAATEVAQSQAQAEDEEDVRVGLEMGLSPEIVTRALAAARAAGINTRV; this is encoded by the exons ATGAGAGAGTCAAGCGTCACGGGTCCGCCCCAGAATAGAGCGGTCACCATAATCACACATATGGTCTACGATAGAAGAG CACTCGACACTAATAGTCCCTTGGCTCTCCTCAATAGTCTCACCGCTCTCACATCCCTCACTTCAACATCCCCTCGTATCCGGGAGATGCTCACGATCGATGGTGGGCTCGAACGTTTGCTAGACATCCTTCGCGAATCTTGTCTTCCCAAAGAAGCACCCGTCCCTCAAGACCTTTGGGGTTTAAATGGCCCGCCTACTGCTCGGGTCATCACCATGGACCGTGCCAACTCTCTCAAGCATAGCCTGGCTTTCCAGTGTGTTGTCAACATCGGCGTGCGAGGAAGCGAGACGATCAGGACAAGGGTAGTTCAAAGTGGAGCATTGGATCTGGTTGCGCAGATACTGGAGAGCTGGTTGAAAGACCACGGTATATCAATTTACTCCGGACCTCTGGGGAGTCAAGCGGCCGTTGATGCTTTTGCGGCTGGTCATCCTGTGCCTGGCACTGAGAACttgaggagaagggaaaagaaggatgacAAGGAAAGGACTGAAAGACGACATAAGCCCTCTCATTACCCTCAACCGCCTCAAAGAGAGCAATCCGCGGTTGCATCATCCAGGCGAACTGGCGCTCCTTCAAGTATCGTGCGACAAGCCACCCCGGCTGCTTCTGTGGTATCTACATCTTCCCCTGATGTGTCAAGACCCCAGTCTCGAAATGTTGATACAGATGTGGACATGGCGGATGTCGAAGGTGGTGAATCTACTGATGCATCCATGGAAGCGGACGACACCAGCATTGACGTTGAAATGGGGGCAGACTCCGCCGCTGGCCCCAGCACATCCCAAGCACAGTCATCCACCACACCTCGAGCAAGAACGAATATCCTTCCCATGACCATACCCCCCGTTTCGCGTCCATCTAGAGAGCATGATATTCCTGTTCATGCGGGGAGTGTGGTAGAATCGTCCGCAGGAGACGACCATGCGGGCCATAGTGGCGGGATACCTCGCATTACGTCGGAGAGCAATTTAGTCACAGGAAACCAAGGTCATCGTCCACCGAACATTAACATCGGCCCAAGTCGTACAACTCAACTCTCGCAAGACCCAACAAGTACCCAATCGAGCCCTATGGGTACGCCACAACGAGGTGATGGCGAAGTAGTGGCTACGAGCGTGCGTCATGGTCGACGAGGGACGATTATTGCAAGGCAGAACAATCTTGCACCGAGAAATGACAGGGAAACCCGGCAAGAAGATGGGGTTGGCAGAGAACATTCAGACGGAGGGGAGGATATGGATTTGCCTACTGCAACCATTGCAGCGGGTATTGCAGCTGTCAATGCGCAGGCAATGGAGAACAATGGACCGATTATACCTGATGAGCCTGGACCACCCCCAAACGTGGAGATTATCGAAACGAATGGAGGACAAGAATTGGAGGAGCCTGATCCTGAAGCGGTCGCGGCCGAGCAGGCAAGGTTAGACATGGAAGCGGGTGCTCCACCTGGTCAGCCTGGCGCGGCGCAGACGCCTAGAAATGTCCCTATGGAAGCTCCCACCCCAAGGCAGGCTCGAGGTCAAGAAGCTCGGCCTACAGAAGTGCAAGCGCAGATTATCATTGCCAATGGCGCTCCCAGAGGCTTTAATGATCTGGGAAGCTATGTCGGGATCAGCTCACTGTTAAATCCTGATGGCAACAGGTACTCAGACGACAGTATTCTTTTGTCGCTGCAGCTTCTCGCATATCTCTCCAAGTACGCTCATGTCCGAACCACCTTTCATCATCCCCGCCGACCTATCCATCCTACTTTTGACCTGGGACACGACTATGTCGCCAATCCGCTCCCTGAACGCCCGGCATATTCTGAAACTCCCGATATTTTTTCCGTTGTCGAACGTCTTACTTTCCGGCCTTCGCCATCGGATCCTTTAATGTTTAAAGTCCCTCCAGAGATTCAGTACTGGGCAGGTGTCATCATGCGCAATGCATGCAGAAAAGACGACGCTAGAGGTGGGATCAGACAATGTGCTAACATGTCTTGTGGTAAATGGGAAAAATTCTCGAGGGAGTTTGCAAAGTGCAGGAGATGTAGAAAGGCAAAGTATTGTAGTAAAGAGTGTCAAAGTAGAGCGTGGCAAGAAGGGCATAGATTCTG GTGCAGCTCACGTAATGATCAAGAGCCTTCTGCAAGTGCTTCTGCCGCCGCCGCTACCGCCGCAACTGAAGTAGCTCAATCCCAAGCGCAGgcagaggatgaagaagacgtTAGAGTTGGGCTTGAGATGGGTTTATCTCCTGAAATTGTAACGAGAGCGTTGGCTGCGGCGAGAGCCGCTGGAATTAACACTCGCGTTTAG
- a CDS encoding pre-mRNA splicing factor, putative (Similar to TIGR gene model, INSD accession AAW44648.1) — translation MPSLVAGYGSSDDESPSLNASTSLPTLGGSFNSNDAAVDDYEDDEKIEEEAEKDAFGLTSMVKSERETESKRQKEVVTSAPDVLKEDPNGAGMAIITRPTDKVMNVNLTYEEMSRPVAGPENPFDKRKNKGMNTLSGHVEEQSMDDYSFLMAQRTFDVHGYAVNPSIQNAATPIVGSLANAYQNGYNSIENIRPTRSERKETKRKRGGKGDASVVDGEGAYMGPWANWQQDKQEAPVIEEEEDDEEWREEKRRREEASAAAKEKMKTAMEEKSIFHGKELYDYAGRTYMHIPTDKDVKLNPSDGAPPPNAYLPERCIHTWTGHNKAVSAVRLFPRSGHLLLSASMDTKVKLWDVYNEGNCLRTFLGHSQAVKDIAFNNSGDKFLSASYDKHIKLWDTETGKCIQAFTNGKIPNVVKFNPDGDKQHIFMAGMQDKKIIQYDLREREIVQTYDQHLGPVNTITFVDENRRFVTTSDDKTIRGWDYDIPVVIKYIAEPYMHSMPAVTLHPSKRYFACQSLDNQILVYSADGSFRQNKKKRFAGHTIAGYACNIGFSPDGKYISSGTGSGEMVFWDWKSGKIMKRLKAHKEVVIDHAWLPNEHSKLVTASWDGLIKLWT, via the exons ATGCCTTCTCTAGTCGCGGGTTACGGATCTTCAGACGACGAGTCACCTTCCTTGAACGCCTCCACTTCTCTGCCGACACTTGGTGGAAGCTTTAACTCCAATGACGCGGCAGTGGATGATTacgaggatgatgagaaaattgaagaagaagccgaAAAAGATGCTTTTGGTCTGACATCTATGGTGAAATCGGAGAGAGAAACAGAATCGAAAAGGCAAAAAGAAGTGGTCACTTCTGCACCTGATGTGCTCAAGGAA GATCCCAATGGTGCCGGAATGGCCATCATAACAAGACCTACAGACAAGGTCATGAACGTCAATTTGACTTACGAGGAAATGAGCCGCCCCGTTGCCGGGCCAGAGAATCCATTCGACAAGAGAAAGAACAAGGGGATGAACACTTTATCAG GGCACGTCGAGGAGCAATCTATGGACGATTATTCTTTCCTCATGGCTCAACGCACCTTTGACGTACATGGCTACGCCGTCAACCCTTCCATCCAAAACGCTGCGACCCCTATAGTTGGCTCTCTGGCCAATGCTTACCAAAACGGATATAATTCCATAGAAAACATAAGGCCTACCAGATCCGAACGAAAAGAAACTAAGCGGAAGCGAGGTGGGAAAGGAGACGCCAGCGTCGTCGATGGCGAAGGGGCCTATATGGGCCCGTGGGCCAATTGGCAACAAGACAAACAGGAGGCTCCAGTGAtagaagaggaagaggatgacgaggaatggagagaagagaagaggaggagagaagaggcCTCTGCAGCCgccaaggagaagatgaagactgcgatggaagagaagagtATCTTCCATG GCAAGGAACTTTACGACTATGCAGGGCGAACATATATGCACATTCCTACCGACAAGGACGTCAAGCTCAATCCATCAGACGGTGCTCCGCCCCCTAATGCCTATCTGCCTGAACGATGCATACATACTTGG ACTGGCCACAACAAAGCTGTTTCTGCCGTCCGCTTATTCCCTCGCAGTGGTCACCTTCTGCTTTCTGCCAGTATGGACACGAAGGTCAAGCTTTGGGACGTTTACAATGAAGGCAACTGTCTGCGAACATTCCTCGGCCACTCTCAAGCTGTGAAGGATATTGCTTTTAACAATAGCGGAGACAAGTTCCTTTCAGCATCCTACGATAAGCACATCAAGTTGTGGGATACAGAGACGGGCAAATGTATCCAGGCGTTCACGAACGGCAAGATTCCCAATGTCGTCAAATTTAATCCTGATGGAGATAAGCAACACATTTTCATGGCCGGTATGCAAGATAAGAAGATTATCCAG TATGACTTACGAGAGCGTGAAATTGTGCAAACTTATGATCAACATCTTGGCCCTGTAAACACCATCACATTCGTGGATGAGAACCGACGATTTGTCACTACTTCTGATGACAAAACCATCCGAGGCTGGGACTATGATATTCCTGTCGTTATCAAATACATCGCCGAGCCTTACATGCACTCCATGCCGGCGGTTACCTTGCACCCCAGCA AACGTTATTTTGCTTGTCAGTCTCTTGATAACCAAATCCTTGTCTACTCTGCCGACGGCAGCTTCCGTCaaaacaagaagaagcgTTTCGCTGGCCATACTATCGCGGGGTATGCTTGTAATATTGGTTTCTCGCCTGATGGCAAGTACATCTCTTCTGGTACTGGCAGCGGTGAGATGGTGTTCTGGGATTGGAAGAGTGGAAAGATTATGAAGAGGTTGAAAGCACACAAAGAGGTCGTCATTGATCATGCATGGCTTCCCAACGAACAT TCTAAGCTTGTCACCGCATCCTGGGATGGTTTAATCAAATTGTGGACTTAG
- a CDS encoding Hypothetical protein (Similar to SGTC gene model, INSD accession EAL19619.1; CNBG2470) produces MVLINDKKFACEKCIKGHRVSACTHTDRPLFEVKKKGRPSTQCKHCKEKRKTAGSSVHTKCQCGASDSKTLKDILASVNAAHASANASAGASAAANTSVEPDFETRKGQPGSKPTFPRGLKDVHELAAAANGLQGLREDDQVVRAAERTVQALLNPCKCELGGPCTCCQIKTKPRKKHSGHELENAANAGATSPGGGCCGSSVVSRDDMATRHSPTSINSSETVHHPPQTAPMLHKTRLFSPYSTDLRRRDSSSSTGSRTPGWASPRAVRPPPTRIRPLTDMRRLMSAALNQDGTLASEIPRSVVGLPTLPGIESFDTSASVENGEKSEDVDMPLAFPTSEDVVIGACMCGDDCPCPGCATHDYHNIPSSTHTHDGSCGENCKGHNDCAHSIPIPSGVQSIAQLICIAASQVPPPPPNRTDSLNPHDTRILPPSASLNDDAARTMGIVPLKPLECCGGKCGCPPGECSCMKQCCGCCGDCTCEKDEDTRMEEEEKNTESAGNATTSCCGASKVKEKQSGFSDMIFPQNPQSLSPTSYHVPPLPQKPSNLPVSAIHRSTFSPFSTPQPSPSAISSPADSLPVAAHPSIGPNARPVPMIQPRPILPKRSSDTGLIMPQGSRPPSALGRSGSMSATKRSGTSNGVRRSNSDVRKSAGPSQPHHLQSIQSPNDRPFYIGAPQPTQIAPNGVSMASGTPSQMTVSLNSADSNSDLLAFFQQQWSAGKTSNSDMNPSEPVMPNSAAEPWAFLSQNETTKDPPPSESFDLDAFLMSIGVQPDGEIRNDKLSPSQPPQSHMTNIPPTQSISPQPPLPLSTNNVRPGYDMTFANFFLNSAPSAPSGPSAIPTVNIPSRHATPHASRPPTPPEASFGERPRRKFSGVLGGEMPMWKGPEALDGFGVLGSPVLEKEEVGEEEENGKDIIDLSKPLDSAALTKIMKALEKQGGQSSSQGAPSVVNSGQPFQPLPALQTALPAHPVTVISPRGADPAHELDDMFSQFVTLDGTPIGSSNDGLGLNGGSGMMGLPTNMSLGEELGFGAEMRWDQARMWSN; encoded by the exons ATGGTGCTCATTAATGACAAGAAATTCGCTTGCGAAAAATGTATCAAAGGCCATCGTGTTTCGGCCTGCACCCACACAGACCGCCCCTTATTCGAAGTAAAAAAGAAGGGTCGCCCGTCCACACAATGTAAGCACTGCAAGGAAAAGCGAAAAACTGCTGGATCATCTGTTCACACAAAG TGCCAATGCGGAGCTTCAGACTCCAAAACGCTCAAAGACATTCTTGCCAGCGTCAATGCTGCTCATGCCTCGGCAAATGCGTCTGCGGGTGCATCTGCGGCGGCAAATACGAGCGTGGAACCAGATTTTGAGACCAGAAAGGGGCAACCGGGATCTAAACCTACTTTCCCTAGAGGTTTGAAAGATGTTCATGAGCTCGCCGCAGCTGCAAATGGTTTACAGGGTTTGAGGGAAGATGATCAGGTGGTTAGAGCAGCGGAGAGGACAG TGCAAGCATTGCTGAACCCTTGCAAATGCGAGCTGGGAGGACCGTGCACCTGTTGCCAGATAAAAACAAAGCCGAGAAAGAAGCACTCCGGACATGAGTTAGAAAATGCAGCCAATGCCGGGGCCACATCACCCGGTGGCGGCTGTTGTGGTTCGTCAGTGGTCTCTCGCGATGATATGGCCACTCGCCACTCTCCAACGTCTATCAACTCGTCCGAAACTGtccatcatcctccacAAACTGCGCCAATGTTACACAAGACCCGGCTTTTTTCTCCCTATTCTACCGATCTCCGTCGGCGTGATTCCTCATCAAGCACAGGCTCAAGGACTCCAGGTTGGGCTAGTCCTCGTGCAGTGCGCCCTCCACCCACTCGTATCAGACCTTTGACGGACATGCGTCGCCTCATGAGTGCGGCACTCAACCAAGACGGGACTCTTGCGTCAGAAATTCCCCGTTCTGTGGTCGGTCTTCCTACATTACCGGGCATTGAAAGTTTTGATACCTCTGCCAGTGTCGAGAATGGAGAGAAGTCGGAAGATGTAGACATGCCCCTGGCCTTTCCGACTTCGGAAGATGTAGTTATTGGGGCGTGTATGTGTGGGGATGACTGTCCATGCCCTGGTTGTGCAACCCACGACTATCACAACATTCCATCTAGTACTCATACTCATGATGGCTCGTGCGGAGAAAACTGCAAGGGTCATAACGACTGTGCACACTCGATACCTATTCCATCAGGTGTCCAGTCCATCGCCCAATTAATATGCATCGCGGCTTCTCAAGTACCTCCACCGCCTCCCAACCGAACAGATTCTCTCAATCCTCACGATACAAGGATCCTTCCTCCTTCAGCTTCATTGAATGACGATGCTGCTCGCACGATGGGCATCGTTCCTTTGAAGCCTTTAGAGTGTTGTGGAGGTAAATGCGGGTGTCCTCCAGGGGAATGTAGCTGCATGAAACAATGTTGTGGATGTTGCGGTGATTGTACTTGTGAAAAGGATGAGGACACTaggatggaagaagaagagaaaaatACGGAGAGCGCTGGAAACGCTACAACATCGTGTTGCGGTGCTTCCAAGGTAAAAGAGAAGCAAAGCGGATTTTCGGACATGATCTTCCCGCAAAACCCTCAATCCTTATCACCTACTTCCTATCATGTACCTCCACTTCCGCAGAAACCCTCGAATCTCCCCGTGTCTGCGATTCATCGTTCAACATTTTCACCTTTCAGTACGCCACAACCATCTCCTTCAGCGATATCATCACCTGCAGACTCACTTCCCGTGGCTGCTCATCCATCGATCGGCCCAAATGCCAGGCCCGTCCCAATGATTCAACCCCGTCCTATATTACCAAAACGTTCGTCTGACACAGGTTTGATCATGCCTCAAGGGTCTCGACCGCCTTCCGCTTTGGGTCGGTCTGGCAGCATGTCAGCCACAAAGAGAAGTGGTACAAGCAACGGTGTGAGAAGGAGCAACAGTGACGTGAGGAAGTCGGCCGGTCCTTCTCAGCCTCATCACCTGCAGTCCATTCAAAGCCCAAACGATCGGCCATTCTATATTGGAGCTCCGCAGCCTACCCAGATAGCCCCCAATGGGGTATCTATGGCATCAGGGACGCCTTCTCAAATGACTGTTTCTTTGAACAGCGCCGACTCTAACTCTGATCTACTAGCATTCTTCCAACAGCAATGGTCCGCAGGAAAAACATCTAATTCAGACATGAACCCCTCTGAGCCAGTCATGCCCAATTCGGCGGCGGAACCTTGGGCTTTCCTATCTCAAAACGAGACCACAAAAGATCCTCCACCATCGGAATCTTTTGATCTGGATGCGTTTTTGATGAGTATCGGGGTGCAACCCGATGGAGAAATCAGAAATGATAAGCTGTCGCCATCTCAACCGCCACAATCACACATGACAAATATTCCTCCAACTCAATCAATTTCCCCTCAacctccccttcccctttcGACGAACAATGTTAGGCCGGGATACGACATGACATTCGCCAatttcttcctcaactCTGCTCCGTCAGCGCCTTCTGGTCCCTCCGCCATACCCACCGTCAATATACCATCGCGTCATGCCACCCCCCATGCCTCTCGACCGCCCACACCTCCAGAAGCCAGTTTTGGAGAGCGTCCTCGCCGGAAGTTTTCGGGTGTTTTGGGTGGTGAAATGCCGATGTGGAAGGGTCCGGAAGCCTTGGACGGTTTCGGTGTGCTTGGTTCACCAGTGTtagaaaaggaagaggttggagaagaagaagaaaatggAAAGGACATCATAGATCTCTCGAAACCGTTGGACTCCGCGGCGTTGACGAAAATTATGAAGGCCCTGGAGAAGCAAGGTGGACAGTCGTCTTCGCAGGGGGCACCGTCGGTGGTGAACTCGGGCCAACCATTCCAGCCACTACCAGCCCTTCAGACTGCTCTTCCAGCCCACCCAGTCACTGTTATCTCTCCTAGGGGGGCAGACCCTGCCCATGAGCTCGATGACATGTTTAGTCAGTTCGTCACTCTTGATGGCACTCCTATTGGTAGCAGTAATGATGGTCTTGGATTGAATGGTGGCTCGGGGATGATGGGTCTGCCTACAAATATGTCTTTGGGAGAGGAACTAGGTTTTGGTGCAGAAATGAGATGGGATCAGGCTAGAATGTGGAGTAATTAG